The genomic window ACTATTTAGTATTTACTTTTATTTTTCGGTTTTGTTCAACCAAATGTTCTTCATAGTCGACAGCATATATTCTTGTAGTTCTTTCATTTGTATGTCCTGCTAATTCTTTGGCTTTTGTAATTCCGTGTTCTTTAGATACAAGGTTTAAAAATGTTGCCTTTAAGCCATATCCCGTCATTTTTAACCCAACAAGCTTAAGATGTCTCGTTATGGCGTCATTTAAAGTTCTAGCAGTTACCGGATTTAACCCAGGCATTCGGTTCTCAGAAAATAAATATTCCTCTTCTGAAGCCATTTCGCAATATTCTTTCCAGAATCTCCAAACTTCCATGTTGATTGGTCTCATCACACGTTTGTGTTTTCCTCCTTTTTTATGGTTGATCCAAAAAATGCTTTTTTCTAATTCTACATCAGATTTTCTTACTTCGGCCATTTCGGTAAAACGAGATCCGCAAAATAAAAATATGTAGGCGAAAATGTATTCATAATAATTAATTTCAGATATTGAGTGAAATTTTTTCCAATCATCCGATGTTCTAATTATATTTCTAACAGCCGATTCATGTTCTAATTTTTTGATCCCTTCGATAAAATTTACTAAGAATATATCAAGTTCGACAAAGTGGGAGAAGAACCGGGAAAGATGAGCCCTGGTTTTATTTACACGGTAATTAGAAAATCCGGCTTCTGTCATTTTCATGAGAAGTTGTTTAATGTCACCTTTAGTTACTAAACTTATTTCTTTATGGAATATTCCAATTTTTGTAGAATACAAGGAGATGTGTTTTAAAGAATTTTCGAAATCTGTTTTAGTTGAGGTTACTCCGCCAAATGATTTTAAAGAAATTTCTAAAGCTTTATAAAAAGGAGTGTTATTAGAAACTATACTGTCGTCGATGACATCGTATTCTCTAGTAATGGGGTTGAACCCTCTGGATAGTGCTTGTATTTCGTTATCCATTAGCATTCTGGTATGATCCTGCTTTTCAGAAAGTGATTTGCAGTGATTCATGCCTTTAAATCTGATAATTTTACCTTGTGGATAATCATCACAAAAGTAAGTGTAACGGATTTCCCAATCTTTTTTTAAGTTGGAAGCATTTTTTTTATCCCAAGACGTAGGATAAACTTTGAAAGGTGAGTGGTAAGCTTTCATTTTTTACACGATTTTTTACACGGTTAAAAAAATAAGCCCGAGAAGATATAGAAAATATAAAACTGCAAACCCAATGTGGATGAGGGTTTGCAGTGATTTTGTACCCAGGACCGGGATCGAACCGGTACTCCTAAGAACTGGTGTTTGAGACCAGCGCGTCTACCAATTCCGCCACCTGGGCTTGATGTTTACTTCAAACGTTATTGTTTGTTTCAAATTGGTGTGCAAATATAGAAACTTTTCTTGATACTCCAAAGTTTTTTAAATAAAAAATTTTAGAAATTGATCTCCAAACCATCGTAGGCAAGGTGTATTCCGGGTGGAAGTTGCTTGTCTTCAATACCATGCAATCCTAAATGATGACTGATATGGGTTAAAAATAATTTTTTAGGTTTTAGCTCATCAAACAGCTTGATAACATCCGGAAGGACAAAATGAGCAGGATGGGGATCAAATTTTCGGATACAGTTTAAAATGAGTACATCAAGATTCTTCAATTTTTCTTTTTCTGTCTCAGAGATAAAACCTGCATCTGTAATATAAGCAAGGTTTTTAAACTTATAGCCGAAGACTGTAATTTTGTAATGTATTACTTCGATAGGAATGATTTCTATATCTAAAATATGAAAAGGCTTATTTTCAATTTCGTGCAGATCAAATGCTGGAGCTCCGGGATATCTTACGTCTGCAAAAGCATACGGAAAACGGTTTTTTACTTCATTGGCGACTCTTTGATAGCAATATAGGGGAATATTTTTTCCACTTTTAAAAATCAAAGGGCGCATATCATCAAGACCGATTACATGGTCGTTGTGCTCATGAGTAAGCAGCGTAATATCAACGTGAGTCTCGTGGTTGGAAAGCATTTGCTGTCTGAAATCGGGACCGCAATCGATCAGTATTTTTTTGTTCTCGTCTGTAGTGATCATTACAGAAGAACGGAGTCGACTGTCTTTGGGATTTTCTGAAGTACAGACTTCGCAAGCGCAGCCAATCACGGGTACGCCTTGGGAAGTTCCCGTTCCTAAAAATTTCAACTTCATTTTCTTTTGAGGTTGGTTTAATTTTGGTAAATTTACGAAAAATTTAATGTCCTAATGTATCAGAAACTAACTCCTAAACAAAAAGCATTAACAATTAATCTAGATCCTACTATTTATGGTACTTTCGCGGAAATTGGAGCAGGGCAGGAGACTGTTCGACACTTTTTTAGAGCAGGGGGAGCTTCGGGTACAATCGCTAAGGCAATGTCTGCTTACGACAAAGATTTTAGTGATGCGATCTATGGAAAAGAGGTAAAAAACAGATACGTTACTCAAAACAGACTTCGAAAAATGCTTCGTTATGAAGTAGCTTTGATTGAAGAGAGAATTTCCAGAGAAAACAATCCAAACCGAAAGTTTTTTTCTTATGCCAATACGGTTACTACGATTAACTTTGATAAAACCGTTAAAGGTCATGGTTGGGTAGGGATCCGTTTTCAGGTAAAAGAAAATGAAGACTATAACGAAATCGTTATTCACGTAAAATTTAAAGAAAATGATGCTACCTTACAGCAGGAAACCTTAGGGAATCTTGGAGTAAACCTTATTTTTGGAGCTTTCAATTACTATGACAATCCAAGGACTTTGGTAGAGTCTCTTTACGATGATGTGGCAAAAGACAACCTCGAAATTGACATGATTGATTTCAGCGGACCTGCTTTTGCATATGTTGATAACAGGCTAATGTCATTGCAATTGGTGAAAAACGGAATGACGGATGCAGTAATTTTCAATTCAGAAGGGAATAACATGCTTCCTGCAGATATTTTATACAAGAAAAATATTTTTGCGGTAAGGGGAAGTTTCAGACCTGTAACGAAAGTGAATATTGACATGCTTCAGAACGGTTTGGACATGTTCATGAAAGACGCCATCTGTACTCAGGAAGAAACGGAAGTTTTAATAGAAATTACCATTTCAAACCTTCGTGCAGACGGAGATATTGATGAAAGAGACTTTCTCGACAGGGTAGATGTTCTCGGTAAACTGGGATATACCGTAATTGTTTCAAACTTTTCAGAATATTATCGCTTAATCGATTACTTCTCCTCTTATACAAGCGGGAATATCGGAGTGGCAATGGGGGTTAATAACCTGTTGATGGTATTCGATGAGAAGTATTATAAAGATATGTCAGGAGGAATTCTTGAAGCTTTTGGTAAATTCTTTAGAAACGGAATGAGAGTGTACCTGTATCCATATAAAGATCCTGAAACCCACGAACTTTTAGACTCTGAAACTCTTAAAGTGGAAGAAAACCTGAAAGAATTATATAAATACTTCAAACTCAACGAACGTATTGTGGATATTACAAACTACAACCCTGAGTTTTTAGAAATTTATTCAAGAGATATTTTGAAAAAAATTGGATGCAATATGAAAGGTTGGGAAACACAGGTTCCTGACGGCGTTGCTGAAATGATTAAAGAACGGGGAATGTTCGGATTTAAAGAAGATTTTTCTTTAAAGCAATTCTCCTAAAACAATATATAGAATGTCAGAATTAAAGAAAAGACTTTCCTCTATCCTTGAAAGTCCTAAACATAATACGGAAGAGAAGCTTGAAAAAGTTTGTCATCTTTTGGATCAGGAAATTTCTTATTTCAACTGGACGGGGTTTTATTTCAAAAACGGAGATAAAGACGAGTTGAAATTAGGGCCGTATGTCGGTGCACCGACAGACCATACCATTATTCCTTACGGAAAAGGAATTTGCGGGCAGGTTGCGGTTTCCAATGAGACCTTTGTTGTTCCTGATGTAAATGAAGAAAGCAATTATTTAAGCTGCTCAATTGATACAAAAGCTGAAATTGTAGTTCCGATCTTTAAAGACGGTAAAAACATCGGACAGATCGATATCGATTCTCATACAATTGATCCTTTTACAAATGAAGACAGAGAATTGTTGGAATGGCTTTGTAATGAAGTTTCGAAAATAGTATAGTTAAATATTTTTAATGTAAAATATAAACTCCGGCTCGAAGAGCCGGAGTTTTTTGTTTGAACAATTCAATCAAATGATAATCGATTTTACCTCAAAAATCAGTTCCTTAAAATAATGCTCACACTTGGCAATATGTGTTCCGTACCAGGAAAATGCTTCACCGTCTACGATCATTATTTTTTTCTCAGGATAAAATTCCCTTAGCTCTTCAATATGCTTTTCTTTAAAAGGAAAAGGCTCAGAAGACAGCATAATGATATCCGCTTCTGCTAAATCTTCGGTTTGAATTTCCGGGTAGCGTGTTTTGTCCTTAAAAATATTTTCAAAGCCGATTTCAGTCAGAATCTTATGAATAAAAGTATCTGAACCTATCGTCATATAAGGATTTTTCCAGATAAGATAAGCTACTTTTACATTGGAACTGATTTTAGCCTGATTTAAAATTTCATAGATTTTGAGATTGAAAAGCTGAGCTTTCTCCTCCTTATTAAAGGTTTTTCCGAGGCTTTTAAGTAAATAATAATTGTCCTCAATGGTTTCTACATTGGTAACGATTACTTTATGTTCATCCATTAAAGCTTCTACCTGCTCTTTGATATTTTCTTCCTTGTTGGCAAGAATTAAATCGGGTTGTAAAGCTTTGATTTTATCAATGTTAATGTTTTTTGTCCCGCCGATTACCGCTACATTTTTTATTTTTTCTTCAGGATGAATACAGAATTTTGTCCTTCCGACAATTTCTTTTTCCGTTAAACCCAAATCAAATAAAGCTTCAGTAATTGAAGGAACCAAAGAAACAACTTTCATATTGCTATTTTAGATTTGCCTAAAATTACAAAAGTTTACCCGTTAAGAAAAGTCCGGCTACAGAAAAATAAATGATAAGTCCGGTTACGTCTACTAATGTTGCTACAAACGGAGCAGAGGATGTTGCGGGGTCAAGTTTTAATTTTTTTAAAATAAATGGAACCATAGATCCTGAAAGAGTTCCCCAAAGGACGATCATCACTAAAGAAACACCCACACTAAGCCCTACGAAAGGCCAGTACATTCCATAATTAAAGAAACCGGCTTCGTGCCAGATCATAATCCTTAGAAAGCCGATAATTCCAAGAATTCCGCCAAGGAAAAGTCCTGTGAAAATCTCTTTTTTCATGACATACCACCAGTCTTTCAATCCGATTTCCTGAAGTGCCATTGCTCTAATGATCAATGTTGCAGCCTGCGAACCTGAGTTTCCTCCACTGGAAATAATCAGCGGGACAAATAAAGCCAAAACAACGGCTTTTTGAATTTCATCTTCAAAATATCCCATGGCAGAAGCGGTCAACATTTCTGAAAAGAATAGGATGATCAGCCACATTCCCCTTTTTTTAATCATTTCAATTAAAGAGGTTTGCGTATAGGGAACATCCAATGCTTCAAGTCCCCCGAACTTTTGAATATCTTCAGTGTTTTGTTGCTCTATCTGGTCTAAGATGTCATCAATGGTAACGATTCCCACCAAAACTCCTGCTTCAGTTATAATAGGAAGAGCTGCTCTGTCATATTTTTCAAAATACTGTACAGCATCTTCTTTGGAAGTGGTGGTTGTAATGGCAACAAAATGATTATCGGTGATCTCGGATATTAAAGTATCTTCCTCTGCTAAAAGTAAACTTCCCAATGCAATATCATCAATCAGGCGGTTTCTTTCATCCACTACATACAGGTGGTTCATTGTTTCCACTCTTTTACCCACCTTTTTTATTTGCTGCAGACATTTTTTTACGGTCCATTCCTTACGGATCTGGATGTAATAAGGCGTCATCAGACGGGCAATGGAGTCGGAATTGTATCCTAAAAGTTTCAGCGCAATTCTCCTTTCCTGTGGGTTAAGATGATTGATGGAATATTTGATTAATTCATCCGGAAAATCTTCAAATAAAGCCGTCCTGTCATCGGGAGTCATGGCATTCAAAATCTCGGAAACTTCATCGCTTCCGATACTTCTGATGGTTTCTTCCTGAAAATCGGGATCAAGATGTGAAAAAACGTCTGCTTTATATTCTTTCGGAACCTTCAAAAATGCTAAAAGCCTCTCATCAGCGGGAAGTCCGCTAAGAGTTTCGGCAATATCGGCAGGGTTAAAGATAAGTTCGTCTCTGGAATTCAAAACGTGAAATTTTTGGATATGCAAAAATAATTTAAATTTTCAAGAAACAGGAATAATGGATGAAATTTAAAGAATATTTAAAGACTAGAATCCCGATTCTGCGGCAGATTTTATTTTCTTCAACTTCTTTAAAATTCCTTTTATAGCCCCATTTGTACCTATTTTTATGGAATTTTCAGTAGATCCCAAAAGACGCATGTTTTTACGATAAGTATCGTAGTCTGTTTCCGTGAGTAGATTCCCTGTAGCATCGAAAAGCTTCATGCTGACTACGACCTGATTTGAAAATACATATTTACCTAAGCCTACTTTAAAATATTTCACTTTTGGAACAATCGCAAAATCGGTTGCATTGTTACTGCAATATTCTATAATGGTTTGTTTGTCGATGCTGTCATAAGGAACCTGAACTTCAGCTCTTAGCATTTTGCTTTTTTTCATGTTACTGATGTTATCGCTAACAGCACTGAAAAATGCGTTGTTGGTAGGCTCTTTAATTTCCTCGATATCGGGCTCTACCTCAGGATTGAAGTAAAGAACTTTTTTAGTTTTATTATCGGTACTTTTTTGTGCTTTCATTGAAGCTGTTCCGGTCAATAAAAAAGAAGTAAGGACTAAAAAAAATAAAACTTTTCTCATTTGTAAATCGATTGCAAAATTACTGTCTTTTAATGGGATGACATAATTTTTTTAAGAAATTTTTAACATTTTTTTCTATTAATTTCCATATATGAAATCAATAATGTTTGCAGAATCAAAAAATAGTCGTAATTTTGCACGCGTTACATAATAATCATTAAACAATATTGGAATGTACTTAACAACAGAAAAAAAGCAGGAAATTTTCGCAAAACACGGAAAATCTGCACAAGACACAGGAAGTGCTGAAGGACAAATTGCACTTTTCACTTTCAGAATCAACCACTTATCTCAGCACTTAAAAGCTAACCGTCACG from Chryseobacterium camelliae includes these protein-coding regions:
- a CDS encoding tyrosine-type recombinase/integrase; this encodes MKAYHSPFKVYPTSWDKKNASNLKKDWEIRYTYFCDDYPQGKIIRFKGMNHCKSLSEKQDHTRMLMDNEIQALSRGFNPITREYDVIDDSIVSNNTPFYKALEISLKSFGGVTSTKTDFENSLKHISLYSTKIGIFHKEISLVTKGDIKQLLMKMTEAGFSNYRVNKTRAHLSRFFSHFVELDIFLVNFIEGIKKLEHESAVRNIIRTSDDWKKFHSISEINYYEYIFAYIFLFCGSRFTEMAEVRKSDVELEKSIFWINHKKGGKHKRVMRPINMEVWRFWKEYCEMASEEEYLFSENRMPGLNPVTARTLNDAITRHLKLVGLKMTGYGLKATFLNLVSKEHGITKAKELAGHTNERTTRIYAVDYEEHLVEQNRKIKVNTK
- a CDS encoding MBL fold metallo-hydrolase, which encodes MKLKFLGTGTSQGVPVIGCACEVCTSENPKDSRLRSSVMITTDENKKILIDCGPDFRQQMLSNHETHVDITLLTHEHNDHVIGLDDMRPLIFKSGKNIPLYCYQRVANEVKNRFPYAFADVRYPGAPAFDLHEIENKPFHILDIEIIPIEVIHYKITVFGYKFKNLAYITDAGFISETEKEKLKNLDVLILNCIRKFDPHPAHFVLPDVIKLFDELKPKKLFLTHISHHLGLHGIEDKQLPPGIHLAYDGLEINF
- a CDS encoding TonB-dependent receptor, encoding MYQKLTPKQKALTINLDPTIYGTFAEIGAGQETVRHFFRAGGASGTIAKAMSAYDKDFSDAIYGKEVKNRYVTQNRLRKMLRYEVALIEERISRENNPNRKFFSYANTVTTINFDKTVKGHGWVGIRFQVKENEDYNEIVIHVKFKENDATLQQETLGNLGVNLIFGAFNYYDNPRTLVESLYDDVAKDNLEIDMIDFSGPAFAYVDNRLMSLQLVKNGMTDAVIFNSEGNNMLPADILYKKNIFAVRGSFRPVTKVNIDMLQNGLDMFMKDAICTQEETEVLIEITISNLRADGDIDERDFLDRVDVLGKLGYTVIVSNFSEYYRLIDYFSSYTSGNIGVAMGVNNLLMVFDEKYYKDMSGGILEAFGKFFRNGMRVYLYPYKDPETHELLDSETLKVEENLKELYKYFKLNERIVDITNYNPEFLEIYSRDILKKIGCNMKGWETQVPDGVAEMIKERGMFGFKEDFSLKQFS
- a CDS encoding GAF domain-containing protein; protein product: MSELKKRLSSILESPKHNTEEKLEKVCHLLDQEISYFNWTGFYFKNGDKDELKLGPYVGAPTDHTIIPYGKGICGQVAVSNETFVVPDVNEESNYLSCSIDTKAEIVVPIFKDGKNIGQIDIDSHTIDPFTNEDRELLEWLCNEVSKIV
- a CDS encoding ABC transporter substrate-binding protein; translated protein: MKVVSLVPSITEALFDLGLTEKEIVGRTKFCIHPEEKIKNVAVIGGTKNINIDKIKALQPDLILANKEENIKEQVEALMDEHKVIVTNVETIEDNYYLLKSLGKTFNKEEKAQLFNLKIYEILNQAKISSNVKVAYLIWKNPYMTIGSDTFIHKILTEIGFENIFKDKTRYPEIQTEDLAEADIIMLSSEPFPFKEKHIEELREFYPEKKIMIVDGEAFSWYGTHIAKCEHYFKELIFEVKSIII
- the mgtE gene encoding magnesium transporter, translated to MNSRDELIFNPADIAETLSGLPADERLLAFLKVPKEYKADVFSHLDPDFQEETIRSIGSDEVSEILNAMTPDDRTALFEDFPDELIKYSINHLNPQERRIALKLLGYNSDSIARLMTPYYIQIRKEWTVKKCLQQIKKVGKRVETMNHLYVVDERNRLIDDIALGSLLLAEEDTLISEITDNHFVAITTTTSKEDAVQYFEKYDRAALPIITEAGVLVGIVTIDDILDQIEQQNTEDIQKFGGLEALDVPYTQTSLIEMIKKRGMWLIILFFSEMLTASAMGYFEDEIQKAVVLALFVPLIISSGGNSGSQAATLIIRAMALQEIGLKDWWYVMKKEIFTGLFLGGILGIIGFLRIMIWHEAGFFNYGMYWPFVGLSVGVSLVMIVLWGTLSGSMVPFILKKLKLDPATSSAPFVATLVDVTGLIIYFSVAGLFLTGKLL
- a CDS encoding pyruvate decarboxylase; this translates as MKAQKSTDNKTKKVLYFNPEVEPDIEEIKEPTNNAFFSAVSDNISNMKKSKMLRAEVQVPYDSIDKQTIIEYCSNNATDFAIVPKVKYFKVGLGKYVFSNQVVVSMKLFDATGNLLTETDYDTYRKNMRLLGSTENSIKIGTNGAIKGILKKLKKIKSAAESGF
- the rpsO gene encoding 30S ribosomal protein S15, whose product is MYLTTEKKQEIFAKHGKSAQDTGSAEGQIALFTFRINHLSQHLKANRHDFNTERSLVKLVGKRKSLLDYLKNKDIARYRAIIAELGLRK